The Coffea arabica cultivar ET-39 chromosome 6e, Coffea Arabica ET-39 HiFi, whole genome shotgun sequence genome contains the following window.
TCAGCCAAATCTTGttaggggcgggtacccgacccgtgccCACCCCTAGATACAAGTCATTAATGTATTAGAGACGAGAATTTAGACTGGGGCGTGTGGATTTAGCCAGTGATTTTGAATGTTTAAGGGATTTGTTTTAAAGGATGTATTAATGGTGATCTCACTGTTTACGAATTAGTCCACAATATAATTGATTTTAATTTGTGTGTACTCCTACTATTGTGTTTAGTTAGTGATATTACTAAGTTGTAATTTATTTGTAGTATTTTTACTGCTTTGAATTCATTATTTGCTTCGTTTGGATTAAAGAATTTGaaatccatgaaaatcattCTAATAGTTTGAATTACTTAAGAAtcatttggatttgtaattTAACAATTagtattaaaaatatattttagataATAGAATACTTAGTGATTTTCGAATTCTAATACCTTCTAATCAATCTAAACAACTagagaaaattgaaaagatttTTAAATCATTCGTCAAATATCTCAATCCAAATGCATCCATTATGTATTTGCATTCCTTGTTGAGTATTAATGTATGTGTTGTTGCTCTTGCTATAAAGCATGAATTTGCAAGAGTTTGTAATTATATCCCAAAAAAcagaattcaaattttgaattgcaCATATATTCAAAACTTATTGTATCCTTTCCCAGTTTGTTAGGATTTGAAATTTGTTAGgatcacaaaattattcaattggatTCCGATTAATATGCCCCCACTTGACTCATCTTAAtcttttgagaaaaaattttcatcaacaaGAAAAGCCAatgataggaaaaaaaaaaaaagaagaaagaagttaGGAGCTGGTATAGACTattgtttggattgcgattttccgtcggaaaattacgtctttttccgtgatcacattttcctattacctttttccctcacatacatcaaatcgctacagtaatttttccatgaaaaatcatggaaaatgcaatccacaCTAATATATAAACGCAAAATAGTTGTAAAACGATGGCATTTCCTTGAGGAATGCTTTAATGCCATATCCCATGGCATTCGGATAGTATTATCCATAAATTCCATATACTGAGTTTTAGCGATTTAGGCTTTGAATACTCTGTTAAgagactcaaaaaaaaaaaaaaacaataaaactcACAGAAATTCTCTCCTCGCTCTCCATTGTCAGGTGCTGGTCAAGTGCTGcctcctctttttctctctcttaagCCTTAACCATCATCTTCAGCTGGCTTTCTTTCTACTTCTGCCTGTCTATGCTGTATACATAGTGGTAGTTTCTGGGAATTGCAAGAGGaggcaagaaaaaggaaacaaaccAATAGCAAGAATAAGGCCCATTTATGGCAGAAATAACCAAGTATCAACCTATCAATGGAGGAACTTTGGTGACAGAGCTCAAGAGCCAATTCTATCTGCTCAAACATAAGAAAACCGTAGCTTTGGCTTATGGCTTCATCTTTGCTTTTACTGCTTTCACAATTTTCTTAGCTTTTAGTCCTTCTCCAAATTCTTCTTCCCCTTGGTTCTCCAACATTTTTAGCAGAAGTAGCTTCAGGGGCGGTACTTTAAACTCATCTACTCCTCCAATTTTGTCTGATGAGTCTCATGGATCTcatttttcttctgttttttctTACTTCTTTCCCAACTCTTCACAGCAAGCAATTAATGACTCTTCTGCTTTTGAGTCATCGCCAACCAGCATTGCTAGATCCCAGAACAGTTCATCTGAGCAAGTAAATTTCAGTAAAGGTTCCCCAATTGTCAATAATCAGACTCCGAGTTCTGAGTTGAATGATAAAGTTGGAGTCTTGAAGCCAAATCGGAGCACAACAATTCCAGCACCAAAATCTGCTGAGGTTCTGAAGAATCGGACTGTGAATGCAACACCAAAATCTTCTTCTGAAATGAATAATAGTTCGTCAGATGCCAAGAATCAGACTCAGAGCAAAGAGTTGGAGAGTAAAGGTGAAGTCTTGAAGGCAAATCAGAGCACTATTGGGGCTGTAAATTCATCAGAGAAGGCAAACAATAGTGCAACTTCATCAGCCAAATCCTTGCCTGGAAAGAATAATGTGAGTGGGGTTGGAGAAAAAACAATTGCAGAGAACGGTGTGGGAGTTAAGAATCTCACATCTTCTTTGCTGAAGAAACAGAGTAATGGGGCTAGTTCTAGTGTCTCTGCAAAGCAGAGGATGGATGAATTGGTGAAGGGTTTGGTGAACTGTAATCTGTTTGATGGGAATTGGGTGAAAGATGACTCCTACCCTTTATACAAGCCCGGTTCTTGCTCTCTGATTGATGAACAATTCAATTGCTTTCTCAATCGTAGACCTGATAGTAATTACTACAAGTTCAAGTGGAAGCCAAAAGAATGCATCCTTCCAAGGTATGTGCATAATCCACCTCTGATAAATACTTGTCCGGATGCTCTGATTTTGTAGTTATATGATGaagttttgtttaattttgtatGAATTACCTTAGGGATTGGGCATATGTTTGACATTTTACTAATGATTCGTCTGTTTCATGGATTGGATGTGCTTCTTCGGATTAGTTTTTGATATCAGAAGTATGTTACTTGATTCTGTTCTGGTTTCGGTCTTATTAAGTTGGTTTAAAACTTCTTCTTTCCCATATGAAtcttcttttttcttaattaatcaatttgttgaattttaattttcttagtTTGTTTGTTAAAAATTGTTGGGTTCTGTTCCCCTCATACATATTTGCTGGACTCACACTGGTACCCCTCTTTATGACTcgtagcactttttttttttcctttatactTTTCCATTATCCTGTCGATATTGTCTTTATTGCTTTCTGAATATAATGATCGTTTTCAAATCACTGATTGCAGGTTGGATGGAGGCCATATGCTGGAGTTGTTGAATGGAAAGAGATTGGTATTTGTTGGCGATTCTCTCAATCGGAATATGTGGGAATCTCTTATTTGCATCCTTAGAAACTCCGTCAAAGACCAGAAAAAGGTCTATGAAGCATCTGGAAGACAACATTTCCGAACAGAAGCTTCTTATTCCTTTGTATTTGAAGTGAGTTTCTGGAATTGGGTCTCCTCCTTTTGCCTTGGATATCTAACACATGACATCATAATAATTTCTTTGTTGGCCCTGTATttgattgcaattgttggaTTTTCAGGACTACAAGTTCACTGTGGAGTTTTTTGTGACTCCTTTCTTGGTTCAAGAATGGGAATTCCAggataaaaatggaaaaaagaaggaaactcttcgacttgatttggttgggcaTTCTGCTGATAAATATAAAAGTGCAGATATCATTATTTTCAACACAGGGCACTGGTGGACTCATGACAAGACGGCACTGGGgtaaacttataataataaatGTTCAAAGAATGTACATTTGTTGTTTGTTACCACATCGATTAACTATTATGATTATTGCAGAAAGGATTATTATCAAGAAGGCAGCCATGTATACAGCGAATTGAATGTTCTTGAGGCGTTCAGAAAAGCTTTAACGACTTGGGCGAGATGGGTTGATGCCAATGTAAATCCGGCAAAAAGCCTCGTTTTCTTCAGAGGCTATTCTGCATCTCATTTCAGGTAATTAGGATTTAGAAGAGGAAAAACAATTCCTTGATGTTTGAAGAAACTGTTGTTGCAAATAATTTTTGTCTGATTAGACAACTTGAAAGCTAATCAGCATCTTGATGATGTATGCAGTGGTTATCAGTCTGCTGTTTTCCTCCCCAATGTATATACATTTAATCATAAATTATCATCCACATTGGAATACCTATACTGAATGTTggggcctttttttttttctttcttttttccacaGTGGTGGGCAATGGAATTCCGGTGGCGCGTGTGACCATGAAACTGAGCCGATAAAGAATGAGACATATCTGTCTCAGTATCCATCCAAGATGGTCGTGCTGGAGAAAATCTTGAGGAATATGAAAACCCCCGTCTCATACCTCAACGTTACAAGAATGACAGATTATCGGAAGGATGGACACCCCTCGATATATCGGAAACAAAGTTTGACAGAGGAGGAGAGGAGATCACCTTTGACGTACCAAGATTGCAGCCATTGGTGTCTCCCTGGGGTGCCTGATTCTTGGAATGAGCTACTTTATGCAGAACTTCTGGTAAAACAATACCAGAAGCAGCTGCAACAGCATAAAAGACCATAGTAGGTACACAAATGCAATACGCGGAGGTTATGTTCATTGACTACCGGCTGAGTTTTtggaaatgtgaattatagatTTTTTATTCTTACCATGGGAATGTTGACACAGAAAAAGAAACCACTTGGAGAAGATCCAAGATACAGTTGTTTGTATTCTGCAGCGGCATAAATTAtgccagagagagagagagagacagagagagggaGATTAAAGTAGTAGTAAAATGCAACGTTGGAAGGTGGGAATTGTGTTTGATTATGATTTTGTACAAGAAAGAAGAGAGAGGGACGAGGGATAAGGGGCCTTAGGTGGATGGTTACAGTTAAAAAAAATACTGCTAGTAATCTCTCTTTACATACATGATGATGAAAAAGCTCTCCGGGCCACAATGGCTCGGAGATTgtaaattagtaaataattacTTCCTTAATAAAATAAAGGGTTGTAATTATTCTTTTCACTTGCTGTCTATAGTATATAGTCTTTGTCGGATCCGTTGATTTTATGTGGTCAGGTTCTTGAATGTTGAATACTGGTAAAAATATTGTTGCCTGGCAATTTTTGTCAAAGCACGTAAGAGTCTCAATCTCCTACTTATTATATAGTATATAATAATGGGTTAGTTTGCTAATCCCTATCTTCGTTGGCGCTCTCATCAGTCTTTTTCTTGTTCGACAGCTTTctgtttggaattgaaattcACTTCAGCTTGATCTTGACTCTTTACTATTTGTTGCTGTTGCTGGTGCTTTTGATGAATACAAATGTTAGCTGCTATAGATATCCCTTTTGATGCTTTAGCAATTAGtaccccttttttctttctcttcacaTGTTATGGTTTTGACTAATggttgattgattgattatctGCTAAGGTGTGCCAAAATTGTCGGTGTTACGCATGTTTTGGCATCAGGAATTGCTGGGAgctatcatcatcatcatggtCTTCATTATGGGTTTTGCAGGAAACATAAAACACTGACAAGTATAATTATTCTTAGGattgatgaaaaatttttaGTGTTGATTGAATATTATAGATCTGAAGCAAAACCCTTTTCTTTCTGAAGACTATTAGTGTAAGTTATCT
Protein-coding sequences here:
- the LOC113695511 gene encoding protein trichome birefringence; translation: MAEITKYQPINGGTLVTELKSQFYLLKHKKTVALAYGFIFAFTAFTIFLAFSPSPNSSSPWFSNIFSRSSFRGGTLNSSTPPILSDESHGSHFSSVFSYFFPNSSQQAINDSSAFESSPTSIARSQNSSSEQVNFSKGSPIVNNQTPSSELNDKVGVLKPNRSTTIPAPKSAEVLKNRTVNATPKSSSEMNNSSSDAKNQTQSKELESKGEVLKANQSTIGAVNSSEKANNSATSSAKSLPGKNNVSGVGEKTIAENGVGVKNLTSSLLKKQSNGASSSVSAKQRMDELVKGLVNCNLFDGNWVKDDSYPLYKPGSCSLIDEQFNCFLNRRPDSNYYKFKWKPKECILPRLDGGHMLELLNGKRLVFVGDSLNRNMWESLICILRNSVKDQKKVYEASGRQHFRTEASYSFVFEDYKFTVEFFVTPFLVQEWEFQDKNGKKKETLRLDLVGHSADKYKSADIIIFNTGHWWTHDKTALGKDYYQEGSHVYSELNVLEAFRKALTTWARWVDANVNPAKSLVFFRGYSASHFSGGQWNSGGACDHETEPIKNETYLSQYPSKMVVLEKILRNMKTPVSYLNVTRMTDYRKDGHPSIYRKQSLTEEERRSPLTYQDCSHWCLPGVPDSWNELLYAELLVKQYQKQLQQHKRP